The following are from one region of the Leptospira terpstrae serovar Hualin str. LT 11-33 = ATCC 700639 genome:
- a CDS encoding ABC transporter permease: MKASLFRFYLKRELFSRFRYSLLIVVSITLGVGSVIGIHSYKDNTANAIKREAKLIMGADIALQSPQEITKTAEKLVETSLPKGSETSASIQFLSMISNETGEENSLSFIKAVETNYPFYGEMKTEPELAYRNLKPNQVLLDKSLVENLKLKLGDRVRLGDSLLVLAGVVVKEPGAVGSFVGSAPGSIILRNTANQTGLVQRGSRIRYTIYAKFPDSIDSLDWKDKEFESLIKEDLTIYHNTEVNSGSQQFIKNTFDYMALLALAGFFLGAISVYTAVRTRLLEKRNEIAILMCLGAKPNVILLLVFAEILILSIFGTTLGLGLGYGIQSILPDISGLMSVEAGIVFGFSFSSILWSVVLGVVLPLLISIPLVLETRSVKPLAALKEVESQTSGNLSTSKWQFGSFLLIYILFTSLAVLETESIFKGILFTLILLTLPVLVYGLYILLGIFITKISKLGWLSKEWSLVTKKVTRKSGALRLSIIGLGSALFILTLSLILQESLLELSGAREIERRPNMFLLDIRETQKNDLLTAIKAFPVEKQYLAPVIGARLSKVNGEPIKKEDTIKNAMDRNWRATARTREYFLSYRDELYDTEEVTKGNWWNESGRNEISVERDFAGYLQAGVGDELTFNVQGREVSGKITNLRSVNWADMKPNFVVLFSKGILEKAPRFYIVSLLIDTNEDRYQLQKVIVNQFPNITVIDTEKTIQAFMGILEKVTQMMALMTAFILAASFVLVFTTLYASQAERKREFALLRVIGANSRFMVKHFLREALLVSIISFLLGLIYSVVSNEVLNRSVLELRSVYPYGQLTLVFVGICFVTVSLYALGLFSFFRMPTKTVLKEIK, encoded by the coding sequence ATGAAAGCATCTCTGTTTCGCTTTTATCTAAAAAGGGAATTATTCTCAAGATTTCGGTATTCTTTACTGATTGTAGTATCGATTACACTCGGTGTTGGCTCTGTGATTGGGATTCATTCCTATAAAGACAATACCGCAAATGCCATCAAACGTGAGGCAAAATTGATTATGGGGGCCGATATTGCCCTGCAATCTCCCCAAGAAATCACCAAAACTGCAGAAAAATTGGTGGAAACCAGCCTTCCCAAGGGCTCAGAAACCAGTGCTTCAATTCAGTTTTTATCCATGATATCCAATGAAACGGGGGAAGAGAACTCCCTAAGTTTTATCAAAGCAGTCGAAACAAACTATCCGTTTTACGGAGAAATGAAAACCGAACCGGAGCTTGCGTATCGGAATTTAAAACCAAACCAGGTTTTACTTGATAAATCTTTAGTAGAGAACTTAAAACTGAAACTTGGCGATCGTGTTCGTTTGGGAGATAGTTTACTTGTGTTAGCTGGTGTTGTTGTGAAAGAACCAGGTGCCGTAGGTTCTTTTGTGGGATCAGCTCCAGGATCCATCATTTTGAGAAATACGGCAAACCAAACGGGTCTTGTACAACGCGGAAGTCGCATTCGTTATACCATTTATGCAAAATTTCCAGATTCAATCGACAGTTTGGATTGGAAGGACAAAGAATTTGAATCTCTGATCAAAGAAGATTTAACCATCTATCATAACACGGAAGTCAATTCTGGGTCCCAACAGTTTATCAAAAACACTTTTGATTATATGGCCTTACTGGCCCTTGCTGGTTTTTTCTTAGGAGCCATCTCTGTTTATACAGCAGTAAGAACAAGGTTACTTGAAAAACGAAATGAAATTGCAATCCTTATGTGTTTGGGAGCCAAACCAAATGTAATTTTACTTTTGGTCTTTGCTGAAATTTTGATTTTGTCTATTTTCGGGACCACTCTTGGACTTGGCCTTGGGTATGGAATCCAATCTATCTTACCTGATATCAGCGGGCTAATGTCTGTAGAAGCAGGGATAGTTTTTGGATTCTCATTTTCTTCCATCCTTTGGAGTGTAGTGCTTGGTGTTGTACTTCCGTTACTGATTTCCATTCCTCTTGTATTAGAAACAAGATCAGTGAAACCTCTTGCCGCATTGAAAGAAGTAGAATCACAAACCAGTGGCAATCTATCTACATCCAAATGGCAATTCGGATCATTTCTTTTAATTTATATTCTTTTTACAAGTCTTGCAGTCCTCGAAACAGAAAGTATATTCAAAGGGATTCTTTTTACACTGATATTGTTAACCTTACCAGTTCTTGTGTACGGATTGTACATTCTTCTTGGAATCTTTATCACAAAAATTTCAAAACTGGGATGGCTTTCAAAAGAGTGGAGCCTTGTTACTAAAAAAGTAACTCGTAAGTCAGGAGCACTGCGTCTTTCCATAATTGGCCTTGGGTCTGCTTTGTTTATTTTGACTTTGTCTCTTATCTTACAAGAAAGTTTACTGGAACTGAGCGGTGCAAGGGAGATCGAACGAAGGCCTAACATGTTTCTTCTAGACATTCGAGAAACACAAAAGAATGACCTACTAACGGCAATTAAAGCTTTTCCTGTGGAAAAACAATATTTGGCACCTGTGATTGGAGCAAGGCTTTCCAAAGTCAATGGAGAACCCATCAAAAAAGAAGATACCATCAAAAATGCCATGGATCGCAATTGGCGTGCTACAGCGAGAACTAGGGAATACTTTCTTTCGTATCGGGATGAGTTGTATGATACAGAAGAGGTAACCAAAGGGAATTGGTGGAATGAGTCGGGCCGAAATGAAATTTCTGTAGAACGGGATTTTGCCGGATATTTGCAAGCGGGAGTAGGGGATGAACTTACCTTTAATGTCCAAGGCCGTGAAGTTTCAGGAAAAATTACAAACCTTCGTTCTGTGAACTGGGCCGATATGAAACCAAACTTTGTAGTTTTATTTTCTAAAGGAATTTTAGAAAAAGCTCCCAGGTTTTATATCGTTTCCTTACTGATTGATACAAACGAAGACAGATACCAATTACAAAAGGTAATCGTAAATCAGTTCCCTAATATCACTGTCATCGATACGGAAAAAACCATCCAAGCCTTTATGGGAATTTTGGAGAAAGTGACTCAGATGATGGCACTGATGACGGCCTTTATTCTGGCGGCATCTTTTGTTCTCGTATTTACAACGTTATATGCAAGCCAAGCGGAAAGAAAACGTGAATTTGCATTGTTGCGTGTGATAGGTGCCAACAGTCGTTTTATGGTAAAACATTTTTTAAGGGAAGCACTGCTTGTTTCTATCATTTCGTTTTTACTCGGACTGATATATTCTGTAGTTTCCAATGAAGTGCTAAACAGATCTGTTTTGGAGCTAAGAAGTGTTTATCCTTATGGACAACTCACTTTAGTGTTTGTGGGAATCTGTTTTGTAACGGTGAGTTTGTATGCTCTCGGACTTTTTAGTTTCTTTCGAATGCCAACAAAAACCGTTTTAAAAGAAATCAAATAA
- a CDS encoding ABC transporter ATP-binding protein → MLEFKNVFKSFHNESETIDVLKNISFRIETGEFVAIIGPSGSGKSTLLGVAAGLDKPDTGVVALDGIDVTLENESNLADLRADRIGFIFQNFQLLPGLNAIENVGIPLYLKSSLTEAEILKKSEKILESVSMSHRATHFPKQLSGGEEQRIAIARSFVNDPKIIFADEPTANLDFKNSKTILDLLLFRNKEQGTTLVVVTHDPDVAKLADRVLEMKDGEIISDSRNQKKRKSVSSRKLATKKTTKQKKTTIISKKGSR, encoded by the coding sequence GTGTTGGAATTTAAAAATGTGTTCAAGTCATTTCACAATGAATCGGAAACGATTGATGTGTTGAAAAATATTTCATTTCGCATTGAAACAGGTGAATTTGTAGCGATTATAGGCCCGTCTGGCTCAGGTAAGTCAACATTACTCGGTGTAGCGGCCGGTCTAGATAAACCTGATACTGGGGTAGTTGCATTAGATGGAATCGATGTGACTTTGGAAAATGAATCGAATTTAGCTGATTTACGTGCAGATCGGATTGGTTTTATCTTTCAAAACTTCCAATTACTTCCCGGACTCAATGCAATTGAGAATGTAGGGATCCCTTTATACTTAAAATCTTCACTGACTGAAGCAGAGATTTTAAAAAAATCAGAAAAGATATTGGAATCAGTATCTATGTCCCATCGTGCCACTCACTTCCCAAAACAGTTGTCAGGTGGCGAAGAACAAAGAATTGCCATCGCAAGAAGTTTTGTAAACGATCCTAAGATTATTTTTGCAGATGAACCCACAGCCAACTTAGATTTTAAAAATAGCAAAACCATTCTTGACCTTCTTTTATTTAGAAACAAAGAACAAGGAACCACATTAGTTGTGGTAACTCATGACCCTGATGTGGCAAAACTTGCCGATCGTGTGTTGGAAATGAAAGATGGGGAAATTATTTCAGATTCAAGGAATCAAAAGAAAAGGAAATCGGTTTCTTCCAGAAAATTGGCTACAAAAAAGACCACCAAACAGAAGAAAACGACCATCATTTCGAAGAAGGGAAGTCGATGA
- the leuS gene encoding leucine--tRNA ligase: MNYPFQDIEQKWQKHWDDHQTFRTNAHSTKPKYYCLDMFPYPSGAGLHVGHPEGYTATDIISRLKRMEGFEVLHPMGWDAFGLPAERYAMTTGVHPRTTTKNNIDTFRRQIKSLGLSYDWNREISTTHPEYYRWTQWIFLQIYNSYFDRKENKALPIATLTKTLETEGSSFFEGKELPKGLQFSASEWKSKSRKEKEDILSHFRLVYEANIPVNWCEALGTVLANEEVEEWTSKGYSVERKPMRQYMMRITAYAERLLSDLSLCEWPTSTLEMQRNWIGKSEGLELSFSVPSISKEITVYTTRPDTIFGATYLVLAPEHPLVFELTTPEQKAAVETYQKDCSLKSDLERTELNKDKTGVFTGSYANLPTDSTVKVPIYISDYVLISYGTGAIMAVPAHDQRDYDFAVKFQLPIKQVIDGKMEPNFAFDSKESVCINSSSTEVVLDGKSYKDAFQTMSTWAEKKGIGRKKVQFKLRDWLFARQRYWGEPIPLVHFADGTPKALSDSELPLVLPDLEEFKPSGTGESPLALAKDWLVYTDPETGEVGKRETNTMPQWAGSCYYYLRYIDPRNNDKLIDPELEKAWMPVEVYVGGAEHAVLHLLYSRFWHKILFDLGHVSSPEPFQKLVHQGLILGEDKGKMSKSRGNVVNPDDVVSEFGADTLRLFEMFMGPFEMSKPWSKNGVDGVFRFLNRVWRLFHSGENESFFVEDIEPNEAELKTLHRTIKKVKDDIDSFSFNTAVSQMMIFINEFTTNPRKPRKVLEPFVLALSPYAPHLAEELWEKLGHKESLAYHPYPKWDEKYLVDANITIVIQVNGKMRGEFLAPRDIEEKEVLALAKAVDKAKPFWEGKEIKKEIYVKGKLVNIVVAG, translated from the coding sequence ATGAATTATCCATTCCAAGATATTGAACAAAAATGGCAAAAACACTGGGACGACCACCAGACCTTTCGCACAAACGCACACTCAACCAAACCTAAATACTATTGTTTAGACATGTTTCCCTACCCAAGTGGCGCAGGACTGCATGTAGGCCACCCAGAGGGATATACAGCCACCGACATCATTTCACGACTCAAACGAATGGAAGGATTTGAAGTCCTTCATCCCATGGGATGGGACGCCTTTGGTCTTCCTGCAGAACGATATGCAATGACAACGGGAGTTCACCCTCGCACCACCACAAAGAACAATATTGATACCTTTCGCCGCCAAATCAAAAGCCTTGGCTTATCTTATGATTGGAACCGGGAAATTTCGACCACACACCCGGAATATTACCGTTGGACCCAGTGGATTTTCCTTCAAATCTACAATTCCTACTTTGATCGCAAAGAGAACAAAGCACTTCCCATTGCCACACTGACCAAAACCTTAGAAACGGAAGGATCTTCCTTCTTTGAAGGAAAGGAATTACCCAAAGGTCTCCAATTTTCCGCTTCTGAATGGAAATCCAAATCTCGAAAGGAAAAAGAAGACATTCTCTCTCATTTCCGTTTGGTGTATGAAGCAAACATTCCCGTCAATTGGTGTGAGGCACTGGGAACCGTTCTTGCCAACGAAGAAGTAGAAGAATGGACTTCCAAAGGGTATTCTGTAGAAAGAAAACCCATGCGCCAATATATGATGCGCATCACTGCTTACGCCGAACGTCTGCTAAGTGATCTTTCTCTCTGTGAATGGCCTACATCCACTTTAGAAATGCAAAGAAATTGGATTGGAAAATCCGAAGGATTGGAACTTAGTTTCTCCGTTCCTTCTATTTCTAAAGAAATTACTGTTTATACCACAAGACCCGACACTATTTTTGGTGCCACATACCTTGTCCTTGCTCCCGAACACCCACTGGTGTTTGAGCTCACAACTCCAGAACAAAAAGCGGCAGTAGAAACATACCAAAAAGATTGTTCTTTAAAAAGTGATTTGGAACGCACCGAACTGAACAAAGACAAAACAGGTGTGTTTACAGGATCTTACGCCAATTTACCAACAGATTCTACTGTAAAGGTTCCCATTTACATTTCTGATTATGTTTTAATATCCTACGGGACTGGAGCCATCATGGCGGTTCCTGCTCACGACCAAAGAGACTACGACTTTGCTGTGAAGTTCCAACTCCCTATCAAACAAGTGATCGATGGAAAAATGGAACCGAATTTTGCTTTTGATTCCAAAGAATCTGTTTGTATCAACTCCTCTTCCACAGAAGTGGTGTTAGATGGTAAATCTTACAAAGATGCCTTCCAAACCATGTCCACTTGGGCAGAAAAAAAAGGCATTGGTCGTAAAAAAGTCCAGTTCAAACTAAGAGATTGGCTTTTTGCCAGACAAAGGTATTGGGGTGAACCCATTCCACTCGTTCACTTTGCCGACGGGACACCAAAGGCTCTTTCTGATTCCGAACTTCCATTAGTGTTACCTGATCTAGAAGAATTCAAACCTTCAGGTACTGGCGAATCCCCACTAGCACTTGCGAAAGACTGGCTTGTATATACTGATCCTGAAACAGGAGAAGTAGGAAAAAGAGAAACCAATACCATGCCGCAGTGGGCAGGATCTTGTTATTATTACCTTCGTTACATTGACCCAAGAAACAATGACAAACTCATTGATCCAGAACTGGAAAAGGCTTGGATGCCTGTGGAAGTCTACGTGGGTGGGGCAGAACACGCCGTATTGCATTTGTTATACTCACGGTTTTGGCATAAAATTCTTTTTGATTTAGGACATGTTTCATCCCCGGAACCTTTCCAAAAGTTAGTCCACCAAGGATTGATTTTAGGAGAAGACAAAGGCAAAATGTCTAAATCTCGTGGAAACGTTGTCAATCCCGATGATGTAGTCTCTGAATTTGGTGCTGACACACTTCGTCTCTTTGAGATGTTTATGGGTCCGTTTGAAATGTCCAAACCTTGGAGTAAAAACGGAGTGGATGGAGTATTCCGATTTTTAAATCGAGTTTGGAGACTCTTTCACTCAGGGGAAAACGAATCCTTCTTTGTAGAAGACATCGAACCAAACGAAGCGGAACTAAAAACCCTACATCGTACGATTAAAAAAGTAAAAGACGATATCGATAGTTTTTCATTCAACACGGCCGTGTCTCAAATGATGATCTTCATCAATGAATTCACAACGAATCCTAGAAAACCTAGAAAAGTTTTAGAACCTTTTGTTTTGGCACTTTCTCCTTATGCCCCTCATTTGGCAGAAGAACTTTGGGAAAAACTTGGTCATAAAGAATCACTAGCATACCATCCTTATCCCAAATGGGACGAAAAGTATTTGGTAGATGCCAACATCACTATAGTGATCCAAGTGAATGGAAAAATGCGCGGAGAGTTCCTTGCTCCAAGGGATATTGAAGAAAAAGAAGTTTTAGCTCTCGCCAAAGCAGTGGATAAAGCTAAACCATTTTGGGAAGGGAAAGAAATCAAAAAAGAAATCTATGTGAAGGGAAAACTCGTCAATATCGTAGTGGCGGGATAA
- a CDS encoding LIC10486 family protein yields the protein MSELSSKADQLKRQADLIGLTREAVFTDEQAKEVLQGKITDGYLVKVKIDLDSLNGMVLILVSSIRKHIMELYAVVGTSPTFRRIRTFADHVQISTDLGDIGKTGGYDPAISENIGRAVHRAFTKEKLEELLPLWQKKDPSHIAEILEMPILAATKGRNIKLQAEVDKLSTAKFRYENPMKGVILPIPKPEDESASAQDASVPGISTEPAKGELSSLERQIAQYRSSFPKELNMKTVISPINGVEFDNLMEGMEILFRVPTETPEGLTNAQILGLIDEEGKISKEPVVGRFLGIAGNKTEYHIFAEGPNQYLLHSVEEHPVKVAIPKPSSMTGAANKGSAAQGAKKKVGNAPAQDSKSSGANLFILMGAFVTIVLFGVLIFVMVIL from the coding sequence ATGTCCGAATTAAGTTCAAAAGCAGACCAACTCAAACGACAAGCAGACCTCATTGGTCTGACAAGAGAAGCCGTATTTACGGACGAACAAGCCAAGGAAGTTTTACAAGGTAAAATTACAGACGGTTATCTCGTAAAAGTTAAAATCGACTTGGACAGTTTGAACGGAATGGTTCTCATTCTTGTTTCCTCCATTCGAAAACATATCATGGAACTCTATGCTGTGGTGGGAACATCTCCAACATTTCGACGGATTCGAACCTTTGCTGATCATGTACAAATTTCCACAGACTTAGGTGATATTGGAAAAACAGGTGGGTATGATCCTGCAATTTCCGAGAACATTGGTCGTGCCGTACATAGAGCCTTCACCAAAGAGAAGTTAGAAGAACTCCTCCCCCTATGGCAAAAAAAAGATCCTTCCCATATTGCTGAAATTTTAGAAATGCCCATCCTTGCCGCAACGAAGGGTAGAAATATTAAACTCCAAGCCGAAGTGGACAAACTTTCGACAGCAAAGTTTCGTTATGAAAATCCAATGAAAGGAGTGATTTTACCCATTCCGAAACCAGAGGATGAATCAGCTTCTGCACAAGACGCATCCGTTCCAGGAATTTCCACCGAACCAGCGAAAGGTGAACTTTCCTCACTAGAACGTCAAATTGCCCAATACAGATCTTCTTTTCCTAAAGAATTAAATATGAAAACTGTGATTTCTCCTATCAATGGAGTGGAGTTTGATAATTTAATGGAAGGGATGGAAATTCTATTTCGAGTTCCCACAGAAACTCCGGAAGGATTAACAAATGCACAAATCCTTGGACTCATTGATGAAGAAGGAAAAATTTCTAAAGAACCAGTGGTCGGCAGGTTTCTCGGGATTGCGGGTAACAAAACAGAATATCATATTTTTGCGGAAGGCCCGAACCAGTATTTACTTCATTCTGTAGAAGAACATCCCGTAAAAGTTGCGATTCCAAAACCTAGTAGTATGACAGGTGCGGCAAACAAAGGTTCTGCGGCACAAGGTGCCAAGAAAAAAGTTGGGAATGCACCCGCTCAGGATTCCAAATCTTCCGGTGCTAACTTGTTTATATTGATGGGTGCCTTTGTGACTATTGTACTTTTCGGAGTTTTGATTTTTGTTATGGTGATTTTATAG
- the thrC gene encoding threonine synthase, whose product MSLTKYQFRAQFRCTNESCRKTYPLHQVIYSCDSCGELLNVEHDIDSLKQVSAKEWKSEFESRFRSSQFPNASGVWGKKEWVLPGISDENIITSGEGTSHLYDASRLAKDLGLASLHVKQCGVSHTGSFKDLGMTVLVSQVNQMISDGVPIQAVACASTGDTSAALASYAAKAGIPSIILLPANKVSTAQLIQPVSNGALVLALETDFDGCMAVVKELTKEKSIYLANSMNSLRIEGQKTISVEITQQLGWKVPDWIVIPGGNLGNVSALGMGFEMMYELGLIDKLPRIILAQAKNASPLYESFKKGFADFSPVTAEKTLASAIQIGDPVSVKKAIRVLKKFNGIVEVATEEELANAAARGDLYGLYNDPHTGVALAALLKSVESGVVGKGESVVVISTANGLKFTEFKLAFHEGKIPNIDEKLKNRIQSCKPNLSGVMEILGKQLKKP is encoded by the coding sequence ATGTCACTTACAAAATATCAATTCCGAGCACAGTTTCGTTGCACCAATGAGTCTTGTCGCAAAACCTACCCTCTTCACCAAGTGATTTATTCCTGCGATTCTTGCGGGGAACTTTTAAATGTAGAACATGATATAGACAGTCTGAAACAAGTTTCAGCTAAAGAATGGAAATCGGAGTTTGAATCTAGGTTTCGTTCCAGCCAATTTCCCAATGCCTCAGGTGTTTGGGGGAAAAAGGAATGGGTTCTTCCAGGAATTAGTGATGAAAATATCATCACTTCTGGGGAAGGGACCTCACATTTATATGATGCTTCTCGGCTTGCTAAGGATTTGGGTCTGGCAAGTCTACACGTCAAACAATGCGGAGTTTCGCATACCGGTTCTTTTAAAGATTTAGGAATGACGGTTCTTGTGAGCCAAGTCAATCAAATGATCTCCGATGGTGTTCCCATCCAAGCAGTCGCTTGTGCTTCTACGGGAGACACCTCGGCAGCTCTTGCCTCTTATGCAGCTAAGGCAGGAATTCCTTCCATCATCTTATTACCAGCAAACAAAGTATCTACGGCCCAACTCATCCAACCCGTTTCCAATGGGGCCTTAGTTTTAGCTTTAGAAACCGACTTTGATGGTTGTATGGCAGTGGTAAAAGAACTCACCAAAGAAAAATCAATTTATCTTGCCAACTCCATGAATTCACTTCGCATTGAGGGGCAAAAAACTATTTCTGTCGAAATCACACAACAGTTAGGTTGGAAGGTTCCGGATTGGATTGTCATTCCTGGTGGAAACTTAGGAAATGTTTCAGCCCTCGGGATGGGATTTGAGATGATGTACGAGTTAGGACTCATCGATAAATTACCAAGAATCATTCTCGCTCAGGCAAAAAATGCAAGTCCACTCTATGAATCGTTTAAGAAAGGTTTTGCGGACTTCTCTCCAGTCACCGCTGAAAAAACCTTAGCCTCTGCCATCCAAATTGGAGATCCAGTATCAGTGAAAAAGGCAATCCGTGTTTTGAAAAAATTCAATGGAATTGTGGAAGTCGCAACAGAAGAAGAGTTGGCAAATGCCGCAGCACGTGGGGACCTTTATGGACTTTACAATGATCCTCATACAGGTGTGGCTCTTGCTGCTCTTTTGAAATCAGTGGAGTCGGGAGTGGTTGGAAAGGGTGAGTCCGTTGTTGTGATCTCCACAGCGAATGGACTGAAGTTTACAGAATTCAAACTTGCCTTTCATGAAGGGAAAATCCCTAACATTGATGAAAAATTAAAGAATAGAATCCAATCGTGCAAACCGAATCTCAGTGGAGTGATGGAAATCCTAGGCAAACAACTGAAGAAACCATAA
- the lepB gene encoding signal peptidase I: METETKVSRLWAKFKRYARRSIFIFLFLCFLLFVRIFLFQIYSIQGNSMYPTLEHGSVVFVWKGGFAISAKFFGTELLYTDPNINKLDLVLFVSQEEELVVKRVIGLPGEFYSIEAGRVLIDSTELLENYLPKGTYTSEPSTSIFLNRHNTPFLAMDKQGRIPPGYYLLLGDNRQYSTDSRSFGLVPVEKIKGKVIFYF, from the coding sequence ATGGAAACAGAAACTAAAGTCTCCCGCCTGTGGGCAAAATTCAAACGATACGCCCGCCGCAGTATTTTCATTTTTCTCTTTCTTTGTTTTCTCCTCTTTGTGCGTATTTTTTTATTCCAAATCTATTCCATTCAGGGAAATTCCATGTATCCGACTCTGGAACACGGATCTGTCGTCTTTGTTTGGAAGGGTGGATTCGCCATTTCCGCCAAATTCTTTGGAACTGAACTTCTCTACACTGACCCCAATATCAATAAATTGGACCTGGTACTTTTTGTAAGCCAAGAAGAGGAACTTGTCGTCAAACGAGTGATAGGTTTGCCTGGAGAATTCTATTCCATTGAAGCCGGGCGCGTCCTAATCGATTCTACGGAATTGTTAGAAAATTATCTTCCGAAAGGAACCTACACAAGCGAACCTAGCACATCTATATTCCTCAATCGACATAACACTCCATTTCTTGCTATGGACAAACAAGGGAGAATTCCTCCTGGTTATTATCTTCTTCTTGGTGACAACAGACAATATTCAACTGACTCGCGTTCGTTTGGACTCGTACCTGTAGAAAAAATCAAAGGCAAAGTAATCTTCTATTTTTAA
- a CDS encoding penicillin-binding protein, with amino-acid sequence MTEYKQRFKYIIQFILFLFVILLFRVVYLTYFNDNIINLKSSKYVQRGTIYDRRGIELAISRESATVGIDPTNIYDPELTAQELGPILGITPTKLIETIREKQNYFLLKREIELTKAEKIKALALPGVRVEKEYKRIYPQGSLAASLLGFTGYDDDKALSGLEMLFNLELLSTPDAESTKGNNVHLTIDSIIQYRLEKSLQKAFLQTASKRGIGMIMDTETGKILAMASYPNFDPNHFQDFPLESHSNWSIRHIYEPGSTMKIFIALMLLNEGKILPGERFHCPGYIEIGKTTIRCTDNHGHVNLDEILQYSCNVGIIKAAQKIDEATYYSYMDKFKFGKRTNFSIHEAKGYLPPLNRWNKSTPYFLSIGQGLSVTPIQLITAAAAVVNGGILFEPSVVSQVTNSYGELVHEFSIKHELLGIREGAAKKTLNAMSKAVSQGTGKKAYLENYFIAGKTGTSQKAKAGAGYQAGLFTASFLGFFPAEKPKYVGLIVFDEPGGDAHTGGGIAAPVFREVVESIIPIVEKSEKALVYRLKGERNKIYKLDPSVMPDLTGFTASECIQILKQLKAEYKLEGSGFVKSQDPKAGSSLSPNAAIKIILEP; translated from the coding sequence ATGACCGAATACAAACAACGTTTTAAGTATATCATTCAATTTATACTCTTCTTGTTCGTGATTTTACTCTTTCGTGTTGTTTATCTTACTTATTTTAATGATAATATTATCAATTTAAAATCGAGTAAGTATGTACAACGAGGTACCATTTACGATCGAAGAGGAATCGAACTAGCAATCTCTCGCGAGTCGGCAACGGTGGGTATTGATCCCACGAATATATATGATCCAGAATTAACGGCCCAGGAGCTTGGTCCCATTCTTGGGATTACTCCAACCAAACTCATTGAGACAATTAGAGAAAAACAAAACTACTTTTTGTTAAAAAGAGAAATCGAACTTACCAAAGCAGAAAAAATCAAAGCTTTGGCGCTTCCTGGTGTTCGAGTTGAAAAAGAATACAAACGAATTTATCCTCAAGGTAGTTTGGCTGCAAGTCTTCTAGGATTTACAGGTTACGATGATGACAAAGCACTCTCAGGACTTGAGATGTTATTCAATTTGGAATTGTTATCCACACCCGATGCAGAATCTACGAAAGGTAATAATGTTCATCTAACAATTGATAGTATCATTCAGTATCGATTAGAAAAGTCTTTGCAAAAGGCTTTCCTTCAAACAGCTTCCAAACGTGGAATCGGTATGATTATGGATACAGAAACGGGGAAAATTTTGGCGATGGCTTCTTATCCCAATTTTGATCCCAACCATTTCCAAGACTTTCCATTAGAATCTCATTCCAATTGGTCCATCCGTCATATCTATGAACCGGGATCGACAATGAAAATTTTCATTGCCCTAATGTTACTGAATGAAGGTAAAATCCTTCCTGGCGAAAGGTTTCATTGTCCGGGTTATATCGAAATTGGAAAAACAACCATTCGTTGTACAGACAACCATGGTCATGTCAATTTGGATGAAATATTACAATATTCCTGTAACGTCGGAATCATCAAAGCCGCCCAAAAAATTGATGAGGCAACTTACTACAGTTATATGGATAAATTCAAATTCGGAAAACGAACCAATTTTTCCATCCATGAAGCAAAAGGTTACCTACCTCCACTAAACCGTTGGAATAAAAGTACACCTTACTTTTTATCTATCGGCCAAGGTTTATCTGTTACACCAATCCAACTCATCACAGCAGCGGCAGCAGTTGTGAATGGCGGAATTTTATTTGAACCTTCTGTAGTTTCTCAAGTGACCAATTCTTACGGAGAACTGGTGCATGAATTTTCTATTAAACATGAGTTACTTGGTATCAGAGAGGGTGCAGCTAAAAAAACATTAAATGCCATGAGTAAGGCCGTTTCCCAAGGAACCGGGAAAAAAGCATACTTAGAGAACTACTTTATCGCAGGAAAAACAGGAACTTCACAAAAAGCAAAAGCGGGTGCAGGATACCAAGCTGGTTTATTTACGGCAAGTTTTCTCGGATTTTTTCCAGCTGAAAAACCTAAGTATGTGGGTCTCATTGTATTTGATGAACCTGGTGGAGATGCTCATACCGGTGGTGGGATTGCAGCACCTGTCTTTCGTGAAGTGGTAGAAAGTATCATTCCTATTGTGGAAAAAAGTGAGAAGGCTCTTGTCTATCGATTGAAGGGGGAACGAAATAAAATCTATAAACTCGATCCTTCTGTAATGCCTGACCTTACAGGGTTCACTGCTTCTGAATGCATCCAAATTTTAAAACAACTCAAAGCAGAATACAAATTAGAAGGCTCTGGATTTGTCAAATCACAAGATCCAAAAGCGGGATCATCGCTTTCTCCCAATGCGGCGATCAAAATTATTTTGGAACCTTAA